One genomic region from Pyrobaculum islandicum DSM 4184 encodes:
- a CDS encoding SDR family NAD(P)-dependent oxidoreductase — MTKTALITGASSGIGRALAEELAARRYNLILVARRADALESLARGLTARYGVQAVYYVKDLSQLEEIDALARDVRQELYALVNNAGAGVYGPLHELDDRDIVSTIALNLIAPVLLTKKLLPRLVRGGCVVNVSSLAAYIPIPWLGIYTSTKAAIANFTDALRIELKPHGIRVIGVYPGYVQTEFHKRLKTTPSATKVNTPKGPALDPHAPFQRAAPGPLPGARGPSPPDALGGRGGGERGTAVPGRTGTADRPCPQGRGMWFINT, encoded by the coding sequence ATGACAAAAACAGCGCTAATTACAGGCGCCTCCTCTGGCATAGGCAGAGCACTCGCCGAGGAGCTCGCCGCGAGGAGATACAACCTCATACTAGTGGCTAGGAGGGCAGACGCCCTAGAGAGCCTCGCCCGCGGCCTCACGGCGAGATACGGGGTACAGGCCGTGTATTACGTAAAAGACCTCTCCCAGCTGGAGGAGATAGACGCCCTGGCGCGCGACGTAAGACAAGAGCTCTACGCCCTAGTGAACAACGCGGGGGCGGGGGTATACGGCCCCCTCCACGAGCTAGACGACAGAGACATAGTCTCCACAATCGCCCTCAACCTAATAGCCCCAGTGTTACTCACCAAGAAGCTACTCCCCAGGCTAGTCAGGGGAGGGTGTGTGGTAAACGTGTCGAGCTTAGCTGCATACATCCCAATCCCATGGCTCGGCATATACACATCGACAAAAGCAGCCATAGCCAACTTCACAGACGCCCTCAGAATAGAGCTGAAGCCCCACGGGATTAGGGTCATAGGCGTATACCCAGGCTACGTCCAGACAGAATTCCACAAAAGGCTAAAGACCACCCCCAGCGCAACCAAGGTAAACACCCCAAAAGGCCCAGCACTCGACCCCCACGCCCCCTTTCAAAGAGCGGCGCCCGGCCCTCTCCCGGGGGCTCGGGGCCCGTCTCCGCCAGACGCCCTCGGCGGGCGGGGCGGAGGCGAGAGGGGCACGGCCGTGCCCGGGCGTACGGGCACGGCTGATCGGCCGTGCCCCCAGGGCCGGGGGATGTGGTTCATAAACACATGA
- a CDS encoding type II toxin-antitoxin system VapC family toxin, whose product MIAIDASVLAAFLLKEPSWEKLAAYIRQSVSIDLAAKEAANTIWKAYRRGLISRETAYKLFQILLSLLEKNIKLEPELAYLGYAFDIALTHGIAIYDALYISLAMRKGVPLLTLDKTQAEIASKIGVKVVTPFENRS is encoded by the coding sequence GTGATCGCGATTGACGCCTCCGTCCTCGCGGCGTTTTTACTAAAAGAGCCAAGCTGGGAAAAACTAGCCGCGTACATACGGCAATCTGTCTCGATAGATTTGGCCGCGAAAGAGGCGGCCAACACAATATGGAAAGCCTATAGAAGGGGACTAATCTCTAGAGAGACGGCTTATAAGCTATTTCAAATCTTGTTGAGCCTGCTAGAGAAGAACATTAAGCTAGAGCCGGAGTTGGCGTATCTCGGCTACGCCTTCGATATCGCCTTGACGCACGGCATCGCTATATACGATGCGCTCTACATATCCCTCGCCATGCGGAAGGGCGTGCCGCTCCTCACGTTAGACAAAACACAAGCAGAAATCGCCTCAAAAATCGGCGTAAAGGTAGTCACCCCCTTTGAGAACCGTAGTTGA
- a CDS encoding DUF86 domain-containing protein encodes MFALERLAELVAQSVLDLAAMWAAAEGGEKPATYRDLAAFLARRIGGYGEFLRRLASFRNIIVHGYHQLDEASELEAFHEIVSTMPQIVKVLEAKLPAIPV; translated from the coding sequence TTGTTTGCCCTCGAGCGACTCGCGGAGCTCGTGGCCCAGTCTGTTCTTGACCTGGCGGCTATGTGGGCGGCGGCTGAAGGGGGCGAGAAGCCGGCTACCTATAGGGATCTGGCGGCGTTCTTGGCCCGGAGGATCGGGGGCTATGGGGAGTTCCTGAGGCGCCTCGCCTCTTTTAGGAACATAATCGTGCACGGATACCACCAGCTGGACGAGGCTAGCGAGCTGGAGGCCTTCCACGAGATCGTCTCCACGATGCCGCAGATAGTGAAGGTCCTTGAGGCGAAGTTGCCGGCGATACCTGTATAG
- a CDS encoding zinc ribbon domain-containing protein — protein MYAYRTLRVEIPWRLVEERPDVLDLVTRMHLAVEEYVRRLLKELTGQEEPKLTPEDLDRLLTPDRQELAVKIIDEVFPKYSLKKYFVDKARVFWRDVAFHRAVPLDAQLRVESEKDVSRAVFVDLKSGVVRVRKTGIPPFAVKLKKSNVTWIKKRLEEGARLKLAFVGIDVRRGKDPTYGGLYIALVFAREVTPVEPRAIVVVDVNRLDHGVVVGLVVDGKIVRRMRLPDECAVKKLRRLHERISDLERRAAKEADPARRGQLEDKVNRLKSKRYRKIRDIATRVAKEIIELARQNNATVVVDAMEEKTYSARKQSGESGDRKHLYDGLGQLRRRLKDLAQWYGLPYMEVRLYSTICPRCGAKMVKDKKRIMRCPSCGFSDTRDNIPLLWAKRRYWEILQKQPAFSAITLLTS, from the coding sequence ATGTACGCATACAGAACGCTGAGGGTGGAGATACCTTGGCGCCTCGTCGAAGAACGGCCAGACGTCCTAGACCTAGTGACGCGTATGCACCTAGCGGTGGAGGAGTACGTCAGAAGGCTACTGAAGGAATTGACGGGACAGGAGGAGCCCAAGCTGACGCCAGAGGATCTGGACAGACTCCTCACGCCAGACAGACAGGAGTTGGCTGTCAAGATAATAGATGAGGTATTCCCCAAGTACAGCCTCAAGAAGTACTTCGTGGATAAAGCCAGGGTGTTTTGGCGCGACGTGGCGTTCCACCGGGCGGTTCCGCTTGACGCCCAGCTTAGAGTTGAAAGCGAAAAAGACGTGAGCAGAGCCGTCTTCGTCGACTTAAAGAGCGGTGTCGTCAGAGTGCGGAAGACCGGCATACCGCCTTTCGCCGTCAAGCTGAAAAAGAGCAACGTCACTTGGATTAAAAAGCGGTTGGAAGAGGGCGCCAGACTCAAGTTGGCATTCGTCGGCATTGACGTGAGGAGGGGCAAGGATCCCACTTACGGCGGCCTGTATATCGCCCTGGTGTTCGCTAGGGAGGTGACGCCGGTGGAGCCCAGGGCTATTGTCGTTGTCGACGTTAACCGTCTTGACCACGGCGTCGTGGTGGGGCTCGTTGTAGACGGCAAGATTGTCAGGCGGATGAGGCTTCCCGACGAGTGCGCGGTCAAAAAGTTGAGGAGACTCCACGAGAGGATAAGCGACCTTGAAAGGCGGGCCGCCAAAGAGGCGGATCCCGCTAGAAGGGGTCAGCTTGAGGACAAAGTTAATCGTCTCAAGTCCAAACGGTATAGGAAGATCCGCGACATCGCGACGCGAGTCGCAAAGGAGATAATCGAGCTCGCCAGACAGAACAACGCCACCGTCGTAGTTGACGCAATGGAAGAGAAGACGTATTCGGCGAGAAAGCAGAGCGGCGAAAGCGGCGACAGGAAACATCTCTACGATGGATTAGGCCAACTGAGGAGGAGGTTGAAAGACCTCGCCCAGTGGTACGGATTGCCGTATATGGAGGTGCGGCTGTATTCAACCATCTGCCCCCGTTGCGGAGCAAAAATGGTTAAGGATAAGAAACGCATAATGCGCTGTCCCTCTTGCGGATTCAGCGATACACGCGACAACATCCCGTTGTTGTGGGCCAAGAGGAGGTACTGGGAAATCCTCCAGAAACAACCCGCTTTTTCGGCAATCACACTTTTAACCTCGTAA
- a CDS encoding DUF86 domain-containing protein: MARLRTLAEYIAKLAEYLDQEVSRGFDLSDFSQLLKFLHVLQMQSKALIDMAQRAAALLGEPTNSYVLAGVVLARRGVFSQEDLKFYRAVVGFRNVVVHGYLEVDVGRVAGILARREYRRLVDLAMKILGAVGDP; this comes from the coding sequence ATGGCGCGGCTGAGGACGCTTGCTGAGTATATCGCCAAGTTGGCGGAGTATCTAGACCAGGAGGTCTCCAGAGGATTTGACCTTAGCGACTTTTCCCAACTTCTTAAGTTTCTACATGTTCTGCAGATGCAGTCAAAGGCTCTTATCGACATGGCGCAGAGGGCTGCGGCTCTCCTTGGGGAGCCCACCAATAGCTACGTGTTGGCTGGCGTAGTGTTGGCGCGGCGGGGTGTATTTTCGCAGGAAGATCTTAAGTTCTATAGAGCTGTAGTTGGGTTTAGGAACGTGGTGGTGCATGGCTATCTGGAGGTGGACGTAGGCCGCGTCGCCGGGATTTTGGCCAGGAGGGAGTATAGGAGACTTGTGGATCTCGCTATGAAGATTTTGGGGGCTGTGGGCGATCCGTAG
- a CDS encoding nucleotidyltransferase domain-containing protein, giving the protein MSLSLFTWESWTSAVFRRVLTAGWFIRWEMLVYVEILVGRCYRVSLDRLKAFPWGRYVKFAFLFGSAASGGPAGDLDIAIPRLDLERYSELLGDLAVWLDVNEDFLDLVEIWEETPCPIVLEALRGVPLYVEDWDLVFRFFNVCQDWEIDARKLQIHEILLGRWRG; this is encoded by the coding sequence ATGTCTCTGAGTTTGTTTACGTGGGAGAGTTGGACCAGCGCTGTTTTCCGACGTGTATTAACGGCAGGTTGGTTTATAAGGTGGGAAATGTTGGTTTATGTGGAGATCTTGGTGGGGAGGTGCTATAGGGTGTCGCTGGATAGGCTTAAGGCGTTTCCGTGGGGGCGTTACGTCAAGTTTGCCTTTTTGTTTGGATCGGCGGCGTCTGGGGGGCCGGCGGGGGATTTGGACATAGCCATCCCGAGGCTTGACCTGGAGAGGTATTCGGAGTTGCTGGGGGACCTGGCGGTTTGGCTCGACGTCAATGAGGACTTCCTCGACCTTGTGGAGATTTGGGAGGAGACGCCCTGTCCCATTGTGCTTGAGGCGCTCCGGGGAGTCCCCCTCTACGTGGAGGATTGGGATCTGGTGTTTAGGTTTTTCAACGTCTGCCAGGACTGGGAAATCGACGCGAGGAAGCTCCAGATCCACGAGATTCTGTTGGGGAGATGGCGCGGCTGA
- a CDS encoding ATP-binding cassette domain-containing protein: MSKIETRGLRVSFGQTQVIVGVDLSIPDKSITALMGPSGSGKSTLLRVFNRLIELYPEAKVSGEVYLDGRDIFKMDVVELRRRVQMVFQIPNPIPNLSIFENVALGLKLNRLAKSKRELQERVRWALEKAQLWDEVRDRLGAPAGKLSGGQQQRLCIARALAFQPEVLLADEPTANLDPENTAKIEALFLELKKDMAIVMVTHFPQQAARISDYVAFLYKGQIVEWGATRDIFTKPRHQLTEKYVTGRLY, encoded by the coding sequence ATGTCGAAGATAGAGACGAGGGGGCTGAGGGTGTCTTTCGGTCAGACGCAAGTAATTGTGGGAGTCGACCTCTCCATACCAGACAAGAGCATCACGGCGCTTATGGGCCCGTCGGGGAGCGGCAAGTCGACTCTCCTGAGGGTGTTCAACAGGCTGATCGAGCTGTACCCCGAGGCGAAGGTGTCGGGGGAGGTGTATCTAGACGGGAGGGACATATTCAAGATGGATGTGGTGGAACTCAGGCGGAGAGTCCAGATGGTCTTCCAGATCCCCAACCCCATCCCCAATCTCTCTATCTTTGAAAACGTCGCCCTCGGCCTTAAGCTAAACCGGCTGGCGAAGAGCAAGAGGGAGCTCCAGGAGAGGGTTAGGTGGGCCCTTGAGAAAGCCCAGCTGTGGGACGAGGTGAGGGACAGGCTGGGCGCCCCCGCGGGCAAGCTGTCGGGCGGCCAGCAACAGAGACTCTGCATAGCGCGGGCGCTGGCGTTCCAGCCTGAGGTCCTCCTCGCCGACGAGCCAACCGCGAATCTAGACCCGGAGAACACGGCGAAGATAGAGGCGCTCTTTCTAGAGCTGAAGAAGGACATGGCCATCGTTATGGTGACTCACTTCCCGCAGCAGGCGGCGAGAATTAGCGACTACGTCGCCTTCTTGTACAAGGGGCAGATCGTGGAGTGGGGTGCTACAAGAGATATATTTACAAAGCCCAGACACCAGCTTACAGAAAAATATGTAACAGGCAGACTATATTGA
- a CDS encoding nucleotidyltransferase family protein, which yields MFERHGVVYAVVFGSVAKRGCGRDLDLAVKFARSIGLWDLTGFVADVAEALDLDYGQVDVVDVDAAPPGILLSILEGIPVYNEERAREDLARRHVELLDVGEAWRAAQRRLARQ from the coding sequence GTGTTCGAGAGGCACGGCGTGGTGTACGCCGTCGTCTTCGGCTCCGTCGCCAAGAGGGGGTGCGGCCGCGATCTGGACCTAGCCGTCAAGTTCGCGAGGTCGATAGGTCTGTGGGATCTTACGGGCTTCGTGGCCGACGTGGCTGAAGCACTGGACCTCGACTACGGACAAGTGGACGTGGTGGACGTAGACGCGGCGCCCCCCGGCATCCTCCTATCTATCCTAGAGGGAATCCCTGTGTACAACGAGGAGAGGGCAAGAGAGGACTTGGCGCGGAGGCACGTAGAGCTTCTGGACGTCGGCGAGGCTTGGCGCGCCGCACAGCGAAGACTCGCGAGACAGTGA
- a CDS encoding amino acid ABC transporter substrate-binding protein encodes MVGSKALWAIVVVAVVAVLGALAWISTQPSAPPTTSPAKQSPTTSSPVTSPTPSPTTSTPPQTTTQPPSVAKCPDEIVIGTAMPISGRYAAEGQYSLWGALAVVNWINDRGGVDCGGKKVKVRLIYRDSESKLELAQSITESLVTQDKVNFLLSPYGSDLALGVSPIAEKYGVLMAVVGASSDRIFQQGFKYVVGVAAPASQYMVPVLDMVVKRDPTAKKVAILYRDSEFNRQVAEGAKAYAEKLGLQVVVYEVYPASPKDLTPQILKVKQAAPDVIIVASHFADGQLVVRQLAEQKVDAKLIALSVAPLVPDFYKALETKAECVVGPSHWEPGVTYSPQLAKQRGEDWFGPTKEEFITYFKKVAKEMGGKEVEPGYHAAWAAEGVLAILYGVQKAASADSDKVLNALRNSRFMTFFGEFKLDPATNLNVAHTMVVIQWQGGQRVVVWPADVAEGKLVYPSLTWDQKAAGQLCR; translated from the coding sequence ATGGTAGGCTCTAAGGCCCTCTGGGCTATTGTTGTTGTCGCGGTAGTGGCTGTCCTAGGCGCTCTAGCTTGGATTTCTACCCAGCCTTCGGCGCCCCCCACTACTTCTCCAGCTAAACAATCTCCAACTACGTCTTCTCCCGTAACTTCTCCAACGCCATCGCCTACCACCTCTACGCCACCTCAAACAACTACCCAGCCCCCCTCTGTGGCTAAATGTCCCGACGAAATTGTCATAGGCACCGCGATGCCGATCTCAGGCAGATACGCCGCCGAGGGTCAGTACTCTCTTTGGGGCGCGCTGGCCGTCGTAAACTGGATCAACGACAGAGGCGGCGTTGACTGCGGCGGCAAGAAGGTAAAGGTGCGGCTTATATATAGAGATAGTGAGTCTAAGCTAGAGCTGGCCCAGAGCATAACCGAGTCTCTCGTGACGCAAGACAAGGTCAACTTCTTGCTCAGCCCATACGGCTCCGACCTAGCCCTTGGCGTTTCGCCAATTGCAGAGAAATACGGCGTGTTGATGGCGGTGGTCGGCGCCTCTTCAGACCGTATCTTCCAGCAGGGCTTTAAGTACGTCGTGGGCGTGGCCGCGCCGGCGAGTCAATATATGGTCCCCGTGTTGGACATGGTAGTGAAGCGGGACCCCACGGCGAAGAAGGTGGCCATCTTATACAGAGACAGCGAGTTTAACAGACAGGTGGCGGAGGGGGCGAAGGCCTATGCGGAGAAGCTAGGCCTCCAGGTGGTGGTCTACGAGGTATACCCTGCCTCTCCCAAGGATCTAACGCCACAAATTCTGAAGGTTAAGCAGGCGGCGCCAGACGTCATAATAGTTGCCTCTCACTTCGCCGACGGCCAGCTTGTGGTTAGGCAGTTGGCTGAGCAGAAGGTCGACGCCAAACTCATCGCTCTGTCTGTGGCGCCTCTGGTGCCGGACTTCTACAAGGCGCTGGAGACAAAGGCCGAGTGCGTCGTCGGCCCGTCGCACTGGGAGCCCGGCGTCACCTACAGCCCGCAGCTCGCCAAGCAGAGAGGCGAGGATTGGTTTGGCCCCACGAAGGAGGAGTTCATAACATATTTCAAGAAGGTGGCTAAGGAGATGGGCGGCAAGGAGGTGGAGCCGGGCTACCACGCCGCTTGGGCCGCCGAGGGGGTCTTGGCCATACTATACGGGGTGCAGAAGGCCGCCTCGGCGGATTCAGACAAGGTGCTCAACGCGTTGAGGAACTCCAGGTTTATGACCTTCTTCGGCGAGTTTAAGCTCGACCCGGCTACGAATTTAAACGTGGCACATACAATGGTCGTCATCCAGTGGCAGGGCGGCCAGAGGGTCGTCGTCTGGCCTGCCGACGTCGCCGAGGGGAAGCTGGTCTACCCCTCTCTGACGTGGGATCAGAAAGCCGCCGGCCAACTCTGTAGATAA
- the pstC gene encoding phosphate ABC transporter permease subunit PstC, with amino-acid sequence MLGFILAVLVLPYLAAALALLFIKMRWGLRMFGISALVAVALLIAMFLVYAYPILEREGLAVFTSTVWDPAREEYGVLPALVGTLITSAIAISLAFPMAVGVAVTINEVLPPRLRPLFASLVDLTATMPTVLYGLWGIFALGPLLQSAVNAVFGPGAMPSQYSLLTAGILLAVMVTPYAAAVIREGYAAVPKAVEEAVYALGATRLETVLVKLRHIRNYVVGGVFLALGRAMGETVAVAMVVGGKLGSLPASLFDGGITISSLIALQFPNAAAYKYMTAALFAGALALAVLGIAINAAALYLIRRWQ; translated from the coding sequence ATGCTAGGGTTTATCCTCGCGGTTCTCGTCCTGCCCTATCTAGCGGCGGCTCTTGCCCTTCTGTTTATCAAGATGAGGTGGGGGCTTAGGATGTTTGGCATTTCTGCGCTAGTCGCCGTGGCCCTCCTCATCGCCATGTTTCTCGTCTACGCATATCCCATCTTAGAGCGGGAGGGCCTCGCCGTGTTTACTTCAACAGTTTGGGACCCTGCGCGGGAGGAATACGGCGTGTTGCCCGCCTTGGTGGGAACTCTCATTACGTCGGCTATAGCCATCTCGCTTGCCTTCCCCATGGCGGTTGGGGTGGCCGTGACAATTAACGAGGTTCTGCCGCCTAGGCTGAGGCCCCTCTTCGCCTCTCTTGTAGATCTCACGGCGACTATGCCCACCGTTCTCTACGGCCTCTGGGGGATCTTCGCCCTGGGGCCTCTCCTCCAGTCGGCTGTAAACGCCGTCTTTGGGCCCGGCGCTATGCCGTCGCAGTATTCTCTCCTCACTGCGGGGATCCTCCTGGCCGTCATGGTGACGCCCTACGCCGCGGCTGTGATTAGGGAGGGCTACGCCGCGGTGCCTAAGGCCGTGGAGGAGGCCGTCTACGCCCTGGGAGCCACCAGGCTGGAGACAGTTCTCGTCAAGCTTAGGCACATACGGAACTACGTGGTGGGAGGCGTCTTCCTGGCGCTTGGACGAGCGATGGGCGAGACCGTGGCGGTGGCCATGGTGGTGGGGGGCAAGCTCGGCTCTCTCCCCGCCAGCCTTTTCGACGGGGGGATTACCATCTCTTCGCTAATCGCCCTCCAGTTCCCCAACGCCGCCGCCTATAAGTATATGACGGCGGCGCTCTTCGCCGGGGCGCTCGCGCTGGCGGTGTTAGGCATAGCGATAAACGCCGCTGCCCTATACCTCATCAGGAGGTGGCAATGA
- the pstS gene encoding phosphate ABC transporter substrate-binding protein PstS: MRAVALAVLAAVLALLAVGVLFFPPKCLAASGGGGGVALGVRGSLVGGGSSFIAPQMFVWSREFYRLSGGAAVVNYQSVGSGAGVAQLLERRLDFAASDVPLPRDRYAAVGGRVFQFPVAVGSIVVVYNVPEVAYGVTGRYLNLTAEVLALIYMGVVRQWCDVRIRELNPGLADRLPCRDIVAVHRSDGSGTTAAFTLFLSRAYPPWNNTVGWGLVVRWPVDAVGRGVGAKGNEGVAQAVLQNAYSIGYVEYAYWVKNRGKFDEVGGVAYVRNDNDGRFYFPTAESVSEAVSAGLERYLAKYGAPPGPGDDWNPVSMEFSNPPRGYPIVSFTYIILWRDYVAEGYGNAGVKAKILREFFRWVLTEGQRRLVDGYIALPREVAEVGLRAVEVVKP, from the coding sequence ATGAGGGCTGTGGCTCTGGCTGTCTTGGCGGCGGTGTTGGCCCTCTTGGCGGTGGGGGTTTTGTTTTTCCCGCCGAAGTGTCTGGCGGCGTCTGGCGGTGGCGGCGGGGTGGCGCTGGGGGTTAGGGGTTCTCTAGTGGGGGGCGGCTCGTCTTTTATAGCTCCACAGATGTTTGTCTGGTCTAGGGAGTTCTATAGGCTAAGCGGCGGGGCGGCGGTGGTTAACTACCAGTCTGTGGGGTCTGGGGCTGGGGTTGCGCAACTTTTGGAGAGGAGGCTTGACTTCGCCGCCTCCGACGTGCCTCTGCCGCGGGATAGGTACGCCGCCGTCGGCGGGCGGGTTTTCCAGTTCCCCGTGGCTGTGGGCTCTATCGTGGTTGTCTACAACGTCCCCGAGGTGGCGTATGGGGTGACGGGGAGGTATCTAAACCTGACGGCGGAGGTGCTGGCGTTGATCTACATGGGGGTTGTTAGACAGTGGTGCGACGTTAGGATTAGGGAGCTTAACCCGGGGCTTGCGGATAGGCTGCCGTGTAGAGACATCGTGGCGGTGCACAGGAGCGACGGGTCTGGGACAACTGCGGCGTTTACCCTCTTCCTCTCCAGGGCCTACCCGCCGTGGAATAACACGGTGGGGTGGGGGCTCGTGGTTAGGTGGCCTGTGGACGCAGTGGGGAGGGGGGTGGGGGCGAAGGGGAACGAGGGGGTTGCCCAAGCCGTCTTGCAGAACGCCTACTCTATCGGCTATGTGGAGTACGCCTACTGGGTGAAGAACCGGGGGAAGTTCGACGAAGTGGGGGGCGTGGCGTATGTGCGGAATGACAACGACGGGAGGTTCTACTTCCCCACGGCCGAGTCTGTGTCGGAGGCGGTGTCGGCCGGCCTTGAGAGGTATTTGGCGAAATACGGCGCGCCTCCTGGCCCTGGCGACGACTGGAACCCCGTGTCTATGGAGTTTTCTAACCCGCCGCGGGGCTATCCCATTGTGTCTTTTACATATATAATCCTCTGGCGGGACTATGTAGCGGAGGGATACGGCAACGCTGGTGTTAAAGCCAAGATCCTTAGGGAGTTCTTTAGGTGGGTTCTTACTGAGGGTCAGAGGAGGCTTGTGGATGGCTACATCGCCCTCCCCCGAGAGGTAGCTGAGGTGGGTCTTAGAGCTGTGGAGGTGGTGAAGCCGTAG
- a CDS encoding PstA family ABC transporter permease, with amino-acid sequence MRLRRALDKLGMALFVALAALAVAPLFWLIADVYIKGAAAIAKLGGLWTFLLCPPPTPFDKEGGVGPMLVGTLYMTALGALAGFAVGFPLGVYIGEMGRERLAQIARAGVNILVEFPTVAIGLFVYAVMSLAVDDLNRYILSKLPGGWFLGPLEGFNAYAGAVALAIVMIPYVALATASAYASIERPLREAAYGVGGREFNAVFIVLRKVVSRAVLTAALIGTAKVAGETAPLLFTAFGNAYYSPFTGPTGAVSLWIWYAAQSPYEVQILSAYGAAAVLLTIVLVIFILARVLR; translated from the coding sequence ATGAGGCTGAGGAGGGCTCTGGACAAACTGGGGATGGCCCTCTTCGTGGCCCTAGCCGCGCTGGCGGTGGCCCCCCTCTTCTGGCTTATCGCAGACGTCTACATTAAGGGCGCCGCCGCCATCGCCAAACTGGGGGGCCTCTGGACCTTCCTCCTGTGCCCCCCGCCGACACCCTTCGACAAAGAGGGCGGGGTTGGGCCTATGCTCGTGGGCACGCTATATATGACGGCGCTTGGGGCTCTCGCCGGCTTTGCCGTGGGGTTTCCCCTAGGCGTATACATAGGCGAGATGGGGAGGGAGCGCCTAGCCCAAATTGCGAGAGCTGGCGTAAACATCCTGGTGGAGTTCCCCACAGTGGCCATCGGCCTCTTTGTCTACGCCGTTATGAGCCTGGCGGTAGACGACTTAAATAGATATATCCTTAGTAAATTGCCCGGGGGCTGGTTTTTGGGGCCGCTGGAGGGGTTCAATGCATACGCAGGCGCGGTTGCTTTAGCCATAGTCATGATTCCCTATGTGGCTCTCGCCACCGCGAGTGCCTACGCCTCAATAGAGCGGCCTCTGCGGGAGGCGGCATATGGAGTGGGCGGCCGGGAGTTCAACGCCGTGTTTATCGTGTTGAGAAAGGTGGTCTCCAGGGCTGTGCTTACGGCAGCTCTCATCGGCACGGCGAAGGTGGCGGGAGAGACAGCGCCGCTTCTCTTCACGGCTTTTGGAAACGCCTACTACAGCCCCTTCACCGGCCCCACCGGCGCTGTGTCGCTCTGGATTTGGTACGCCGCCCAAAGCCCCTACGAGGTGCAGATATTGTCTGCCTATGGGGCAGCCGCCGTGTTGCTCACCATAGTTCTCGTTATATTTATATTGGCGAGGGTCTTGAGGTGA